In Gemmata obscuriglobus, a single genomic region encodes these proteins:
- the tnpC gene encoding IS66 family transposase, producing MASPTLPPEVFDALPPAVQAYIRYLEARLGQNSTNSSKPPSSDPPHVKAAPPKAPSSRRKGGQPGHPKHSRSDLPADNVIELRPSTCDRCAHALSGGDAQPLRHQIIELPPVCPQVTEYRRHRLACPNCGRINRPPLPGDARGGYGPRVQAVCALLSGAYRIGKRGVARLCQDLSGVPISPAAVCGLQRKAAVALGPVVEEARAYVVGKPANVDETGWPEGRKRGWLWAAVTARVTVFLVRLSRARKVLGELIAGHPGVLTTDRYSAYDHLPVCERQVCWAHLRRDFQAMIDRGNGGSGVGEDLLTYADILLDQWKRVRDGTLTRRGFRQTYLGWLRAGVRGFLKRGAEGACAITAGVCRELMAVEPALYSTRPVNHTLDGRVPSPANGPHRTGSSFAEYAIETAPTKRSNASPVFTWCWWQTFVAALPFGNQDFNNSLRASARSRPVSSRTRRANFTAGVSGIVWRKASRCETDPCSRMLDNKL from the coding sequence ATGGCATCTCCAACGCTACCACCTGAGGTCTTCGACGCGCTTCCCCCGGCGGTGCAGGCATACATCCGTTACCTCGAAGCCCGGCTCGGGCAGAACTCGACGAACTCCTCAAAGCCCCCGTCGTCCGACCCGCCGCACGTCAAGGCCGCCCCGCCGAAGGCCCCATCCAGCAGGCGCAAGGGCGGCCAGCCGGGGCACCCTAAGCACTCCCGTTCCGACCTGCCCGCGGACAACGTCATCGAGTTGCGGCCGAGCACCTGTGACCGGTGCGCACACGCGCTCTCCGGGGGTGATGCGCAACCGCTCCGCCACCAGATCATCGAGTTACCGCCGGTTTGCCCGCAGGTGACCGAATATCGTCGGCACCGGCTCGCGTGCCCGAACTGCGGGCGTATCAACCGCCCGCCCCTACCGGGTGATGCCCGAGGCGGGTACGGGCCGCGGGTCCAGGCGGTGTGCGCGCTCCTCAGCGGGGCGTACCGGATCGGCAAGCGGGGCGTCGCGCGGCTGTGCCAGGACCTGTCCGGGGTACCGATCAGCCCGGCCGCCGTATGCGGCCTCCAGCGGAAGGCCGCGGTCGCCTTGGGGCCGGTCGTTGAGGAGGCCCGTGCCTACGTCGTTGGGAAGCCCGCGAACGTGGACGAGACCGGGTGGCCGGAGGGGCGCAAGCGGGGCTGGCTGTGGGCCGCGGTGACCGCCCGCGTGACCGTGTTCCTGGTCCGCCTGTCCCGTGCCCGGAAGGTGCTGGGCGAGTTGATCGCGGGCCATCCCGGAGTGCTGACCACGGACCGATACTCGGCCTACGACCACCTCCCTGTGTGCGAGCGCCAAGTCTGCTGGGCGCACCTCCGACGAGACTTCCAGGCCATGATCGACCGGGGGAACGGCGGGTCGGGGGTCGGCGAGGACCTGTTGACCTACGCCGACATCCTGCTCGACCAGTGGAAGCGGGTGCGGGACGGGACGCTGACGCGGCGCGGGTTCCGACAGACCTACCTCGGGTGGCTCCGGGCCGGGGTGCGGGGCTTCCTCAAGCGAGGGGCTGAAGGCGCGTGCGCGATCACGGCGGGCGTGTGCCGCGAGTTGATGGCCGTCGAACCGGCCCTGTACAGTACGCGCCCGGTGAATCACACCCTCGACGGGCGGGTACCTTCACCAGCGAATGGGCCTCACCGGACCGGTTCCAGTTTTGCCGAGTACGCAATCGAGACCGCACCAACGAAACGTTCGAACGCATCACCTGTGTTCACTTGGTGTTGGTGGCAAACATTCGTTGCCGCGCTCCCATTTGGGAACCAAGACTTTAACAACTCGCTCCGCGCGAGCGCCAGATCGCGACCCGTATCTTCGCGCACTCGGAGAGCGAACTTTACCGCCGGTGTATCGGGAATCGTGTGGCGGAAGGCTAGCAGGTGCGAGA